A DNA window from Trichosurus vulpecula isolate mTriVul1 chromosome 2, mTriVul1.pri, whole genome shotgun sequence contains the following coding sequences:
- the RPS16 gene encoding 40S ribosomal protein S16, with translation MPSKGPLQSVQVFGRKKTATAVAHCKRGNGLIKVNGRPLEMIEPRTLQYKLLEPVLLLGKERFAGVDIRVRVKGGGHVAQIYAIRQSISKALVAYYQKYVDEASKKEIKDILIQYDRTLLVADPRRCESKKFGGPGARARYQKSYR, from the exons ATGCCGTCCAAGGGGCCGCTCCAGTCCGTCCAGGTCTTCGGGCGAAAG aaaaCTGCCACCGCTGTGGCCCACTGCAAGAGAGGCAATGGGCTGATCAAGGTGAATGGGCGACCACTGGAGATGATCGAGCCTCGCACCCTGCAGTACAAG CTGCTGGAGCCTGTCCTCCTGCTGGGCAAGGAACGTTTTGCTGGAGTAGATATCCGGGTCCGTGTGAAAGGAGGAGGCCATGTCGCCCAGATCTATG CTATCCGGCAGTCCATCTCCAAAGCCCTGGTGGCTTATTACCAGAAAT ATGTGGATGAGGCCtccaagaaggaaataaaagacatCCTTATCCAATATGACCGAACTCTGCTGGTGGCTGATCCTCGGCGCTGCGAGTCCAAGAAGTTTGGTGGCCCTGGGGCCCGGGCTCGCTACCAGAAATCTTATCGATAA
- the PLEKHG2 gene encoding pleckstrin homology domain-containing family G member 2 — MPEGAHRQSLTKPSPTPSPGCSHRGLPPALPMASPRGSGSSTSLSTVGSEGEPHPGPSPGPSPSQACSVPGLEPPPGPPIRLHLTPVGPRGEPGQGTKKPSHLERVVREIVETERAYVRDLRSIVEDYLGCLVANGPPGLNSEHLGTLFSNIEDIYEFSSELLEDLENSGSAHGIADCFVQRSEEFDIYTLYCMNYPSSMALLRDLSLSPPMAQWLQERQAQLRHSLPLQSFLLKPVQRILKYHLLLQELGKHWPEGAGAEQGPGGREVVEDAIVSMTAVAWYINDMKRKQEHAARLQEVQRRLGGWGGPELSAFGELVLEGVFRGGGGPRLRGGQRLLFLFSRMLLVAKRRGPGYSYKGHIFCCNLSVSESPKDPLSFKVADVTIPKHQHLLQAKNHEEKRLWLHYLQRLIVENHPASIPPKAKQVLLENTFHCAPEGQPSCEPLTPPLGSPRLPEGRNFTGRRTTDPSPSLNSPAGAPLGRRGRRQSEPAKEPHIMFPQIAGSRLKHAGSEGELFPTSESLCNAPAPEPALVLASGTSEDLEEPAPPNLDPPGLSITEEIMELLTQRGLQEPGLSPLEVSKAPKFQEESESPNLTENVGPETPDPLSRESSEEEEGKQLEGQGASPLHVLEGLDNTEISSISEILGTAAISDIPRLPDIPQIPSCEDSPRISDHSSGQGEPCSQASAQDENSDATTFGTTIPSEKMDNGAEPRQESQSSWTEEEEEEEEDEEEEDTEGEQSPTSPIKTGNSETPEFHSCSEIRRAWRAMEQGSIEGRSPQGSILEPLLILEESDFRGNCRVGSLSQLLVGGDGTRNGDGSSGAAGSERVATRVRELARMYSDRIERLQKAGNQVSVAGCRRRTRGLVHSHQLLVPPKEEEELQPGPLSAFGHVLVREVSFPMAYAHASVALVPAMRSHASLPLVTQRPEPAPAGKHCSTEAGGLLDTEVPKEEALNLPVPEAVQPAPEALPPALAPSLPPQGRQLLGSSAAALSRYLAASCISQSLARRGAGVPEGEAPLAWRPSPARGPWASAPSSRAPSPPPPSARPSYSTTVSIRVGGGGRLGPAKAQVRLNHAPLLASLDLPGQRRVQGATEASPRR, encoded by the exons ATGCCTGAGGGAGCCCACCGTCAGAGTCTCACCAAACCCAGCCCGACCCCAAGCCCTGGGTGTAGCCACCGAG GACTTCCCCCAGCCCTGCCCATGGCCTCCCCCCGAGGATCTGGGAGCTCTACATCTCTGAGTACTGTGGGCTCTGAGGGGGAGCCTCATCCAGGCCCCAGCccaggccccagccccagccagGCCTGTtctgtgccaggcctggagccccCGCCAGGTCCCCCCATTCGACTGCACCTGACTCCTGTGGGTCCTAGAGGGGAGCCAGGGCAAGGGACCAAGAAGCCCTCACACCTGGAGCGTGTGGTCCGGGAGATTGTGGAGACAGAACGGGCTTATGTGCGGGACCTTAGGAGCATTGTGGAG GACTACCTGGGATGTCTGGTGGCCAATGGCCCTCCTGGGCTGAATTCAGAACATCTCGGGACCCTCTTTTCCAACATTGAAGACATCTATGAGTTTAGCAG TGAGCTCCTAGAAGACCTGGAGAATAGTGGCAGTGCCCATGGCATCGCTGATTGCTTTGTGCAAAGG AGTGAAGAGTTTGACATCTATACCCTCTACTGTATGAACTACCCAAG CTCAATGGCCTTGCTTCGGGAcctatccctctcccctcccatggCCCAGTGGCTCCAGGAGCGCCAGGCCCAGCTTCGACATTCCCTGCCTCTACAGAGCTTCCTCCTCAAACCGGTGCAGCGCATCCTAAAGTACCACCTCTTACTGCAG GAGCTGGGCAAACACTGGCCAGAGGGAGCTGGGGCAGAGCAAGGCCCTGGGGGCCGAGAGGTGGTGGAAGATGCCATTGTCTCCATGACAGCGGTTGCTTGGTACATTAATGACATGAAGAGGAAACAGGAGCATGCAGCTCGCCTGCAG GAAGTACAGCGGCGGCTGGGAGGCTGGGGGGGCCCGGAACTGAGTGCCTTTGGGGAACTGGTCCTGGAGGGTGTGTTCCGAGGTGGGGGTGGCCCCCGGCTTCGGGGGGGCCAGCGTCTCCTGTTCCTCTTCTCTCGTATGCTCCTGGTGGCCAAAAGACGAGGTCCTGGTTATAGCTACAAAGGACACATCTTT tGCTGTAACCTCTCtgtgagtgagagtcccaaagACCCCTTGAGCTTCAAGGTAGCTGATGTGACCATCCCCAAGCACCAGCACCTGCTGCAG GCCAAGAACCATGAGGAGAAACGCCTGTGGCTCCACTACCTGCAGCGTTTAATAGTGGAAAACCACCCAGCCTCCATTCCCCCTAAG GCAAAGCAAGTCCTCTTGGAAAACACTTTCCACT GCGCCCCTGAAGGCCAGCCCAGCTGTGAGCCTCTAACACCCCCACTTGGGTCCCCCCGCCTCCCTGAAGGCCGGAACTTCACGGGCCGAAGGACAACAG acccttccccttctctgaacaGCCCTGCAGGGGCTCCCCTGGGCCGAAGAGGCCGAAGGCAGTCTG AGCCCGCAAAGGAGCCTCACATCATGTTTCCACAGATAG ctGGATCCAGGCTCAAG CATGCAGGCAGTGAGGGGGAGCTGTTCCCAACGTCAGAGTCCCTCTGCAACGCCCCAGCCCCGGAGCCGGCCCTGGTCCTGGCCTCAGGAACCTCTGAAGACTTGGAGGAACCAGCTCCCCCAAACCTGGACCCCCCAGGGCTCTCTATTACTGAGGAGATCATGGAGCTGCTGACCCAGAGAGGTCTCCAGGAACCAGGG cTTTCACCCCTGGAAGTTTCCAAAGCCCCCAAATTTCAGGAGGAGTCCGAGTCTCCAAACCTGACTGAGAATGTTGGCCCAGAGACCCCAGATCCATTAAGCAGAGAGTCCtctgaagaggaggagggaaaacagCTGGAAGGCCAAGGGGCATCCCCACTCCATGTCCTAGAGGGTCTGGACAATACTGAAATTTCCAGCATTTCTGAAATTCTGGGCACTGCAGCAATTTCTGACATCCCCAGGCTTCCAGACATTCCCCAAATTCCCAGTTGTGAGGACAGCCCCAGAatttctgaccactcctcaggACAAGGGGAACCCTGCTCCCAAGCATCAGCTCAGGATGAGAATTCAGATGCTACAACATTTGGAACGACAATCCCATCAGAAAAGATGGATAATGGAGCTGAGCCCAGACAGGAAAGTCAGTCATCCTGGacggaggaagaagaagaggaggaggaagacgaggaggaggaggacacagAAGGCGAGCAGTCTCCCACTTCTCCCATCAAGACTGGTAATTCAGAGACCCCAGAGTTCCACTCCTGTTCGGAGATCCGGAGGGCCTGGCGGGCCATGGAGCAAGGTTCCATAGAGGGAAGGAGCCCCCAGGGCAGCATTCTGGAACCCTTGCTCATCCTGGAAGAGTCAGATTTCAGGGGAAACTGCAGAGTGGGTTCCCTGTCCCAGCTCCTTGTTGGTGGGGATGGGACCAGGAATGGGGATGGCTCCAGTGGAGCTGCTGGTTCAGAGAGGGTGGCCACACGAGTCCGGGAGTTAGCACGTATGTACAGTGACCGAATCGAGAGACTCCAGAAGGCGGGGAACCAGGTGTCTGTTGCTGGCTGCCGGAGGAGAACCCGGGGCCTGGTACATTCCCACCAACTCTTGGTTCCcccaaaggaggaggaggaacttcAACCAG gGCCCCTCTCTGCTTTTGGCCATGTCCTGGTCCGAGAGGTGAGCTTTCCCATGGCTTATGCTCATGCTTCTGTGGCTCTGGTCCCTGCAATGCGATCGCATGCTTCCCTCCCATTGGTCACCCAAAGGCCTGAGCCTGCCCCTGCTGGGAAGCATTGCTCCACTGAGGCTGGTGGACTCCTAGACACTGAGGTCCCCAAAGAGGAAGCCTTGAACCTCCCTGTTCCAGAGGCTGTTCAGCCGGCCCCCGAAGCCCTGCCTCCAGCCCTGGCCCCAAGCCTACCTCCTCAGGGACGCCAGCTCTTAGGTTCGAGTGCAGCTGCCCTGTCCAGGTACCTGGCTGCTTCTTGTATCAGCCAGAGTCTAGCAAGGAGAGGGGCAGGGGTCCCAGAAGGGGAGGCTCCCCTGGCCTGGAGGCCCTCCCCAGCCAGGGGTCCCTGGGCTTCGGCTCCTTCGTCTCGagccccatcaccaccaccaccctcggCTCGGCCCAGCTATTCTACCACAGTCAGCATCCGAGTTGGGGGTGGAGGGCGGCTGGGTCCAGCTAAGGCCCAGGTCCGCCTGAATCATGCCCCTCTGCTGGCTTCCCTGGACCTCCCAGGGCAGCGGCGGGTTCAGGGAGCCACCGAGGCCAGTCCTAGAAGGTGA